A window of the Brassica napus cultivar Da-Ae chromosome C5, Da-Ae, whole genome shotgun sequence genome harbors these coding sequences:
- the LOC106363905 gene encoding B3 domain-containing protein At1g16640-like has product MAAPDEDQRFIKPFISHKSAKSLAIPLAFNEYFPDPLPNTVELLDYYGRSWTIRMKKRGETVFLTVGWENFVKDNELEDGKMMEFIYDCDRTFYVVIFGHGGVSELRVFPQAVVDVGDYATGEEEGEEEEEEEKNKSN; this is encoded by the exons ATGGCTGCCCCTGATGAGGACCAACGGTTTATTAAGCCTTTCATCTCACATAAGTCAGCTAAATCATTG GCGATTCCGCTGGCCTTCAACGAATACTTTCCGGATCCATTGCCAAATACAGTGGAGCTCCTAGACTACTATGGGAGATCCTGGAcgattaggatgaagaagagaggAGAGACGGTGTTTTTAACTGTTGGTTGGGAAAACTTTGTAAAGGATAACGAGCTTGAAGACGGTAAGATGATGGAATTCATCTATGACTGCGACCGGACCTTTTATGTTGTCATATTCGGTCATGGCGGGGTTAGCGAGCTTAGAGTCTTTCCTCAAGCCGTAGTAGATGTTGGTGACTATGCAACAggcgaagaagaaggagaggaagaggaagaggaagagaagaacaaGAGTAACTGA
- the LOC106365591 gene encoding probable methyltransferase-like protein 25 isoform X2 yields the protein MKSGKYSCNTRSETIEWITAIIDFLKPFSFLINAHVVNFFKDKQWEDVDEEWMSCLRNEKPENILLIPSGSVQDHWPASLTDFVHTLRSLSFPREQADLQTMLSDVNVAPLSTVLSQGMNLKKKHEVEVLSSVVSSVVNSVGESTVIDVGSGQGYLAQVLSFQYKHSVVAIDSSSHHGNVTDARAARIRKHFASQMRKSGSGNKCPDAPTTITCRVLSTEMLKSLTNVPLEENDLDLDAAALNEGPKSSQSSSDANRPCSLVLAGLHACGDLSVTMLRTFMECEEVKAVVSIGCCYNLLSEKASESSCSKCGFPMSAGLKSLGFSLGKNARDLACQSAERWSSLGEDAGLQNFELHSFRAAFQMVLSKHYPEVLATSPSIGRQGKAFRRQKQRKALETPSKLETNTDKKSMTHTSSSFEKFCLSAFSRLNLERPQDLDLSATWNEAHAFTELIGPYWSIRAALGPVLETLILLDRLMFLQEQGDSIQVTMLPIFDPTISPRNVAVIAKRLLP from the exons ATGAAGAGCGGCAAGTACTCTTGCAACACGAGATCTGAAACTATAGAATGGATCACCGCAATTATTGATTTCCTTAAACCCTTCTCTTTCCTGATCAATGCCCACGTTGTCAATTTCTTCAAG GATAAGCAATGGGAAGATGTTGACGAGGAATGGATGAGCTGCCTAAGGAATGAGAAGCCGGAGAATATTCTTCTTATTCCCTCCGGTAGTGTCCAG GATCACTGGCCTGCTTCACTCACGGACTTTGTCCACACGCTAAGGTCTCTATCGTTTCCTAGAGAGCAAGCTGATTTACAGACG ATGCTCTCAGATGTGAATGTGGCACCGCTTAGCACCGTTCTTTCACAAGGCATGAATCTCAAGAAAAAACATGAG GTTGAAGTTCTTTCCTCTGTTGTCAGCTCAGTTGTTAACAGTGTTGGAGAATCTACTGTTATCGATGTCGGTTCTGGCCAG gGGTATCTAGCGCAGGTTCTTTCTTTCCAGTATAAGCACTCAGTTGTTGCGATTGATTCATCATCTCATCATGGAAATGTAACTGATGCACGAGCAGCACGTATAAGAAAGCATTTTGCTTCACAGATGCGTAAATCTGG TTCAGGAAACAAGTGCCCAGATGCTCCAACAACGATTACATGCCGTGTACTCTCCACAGAGATGTTAAAATCCTTGACCAATGTTCCCCTGGAGGAAAATGACTTGGATTTAGATGCAGCTGCATTGAATGAAGGTCCAAAGAGTTCACAATCATCAAGTGATGCAAACAGACCGTGTTCACTTGTGCTCGCTGGCCTCCATGCATGTGGAGATCTCTCTGTCACAATGCTAAG GACTTTTATGGAGTGTGAAGAAGTTAAAGCCGTAGTGAGCATTGGCTGCTGTTACAACTTATTATCTGAAAAAGCTAGTGAGAGTTCTTGTTCCAAATGTGGTTTTCCGATGAGCGCTGGTCTCAAATCTTTGGGATTCTCGCTTGGCAAAAATGCACGTGATCTAGCTTGTCAG AGTGCTGAGAGATGGAGCAGCTTGGGAGAAGATGCTGGTCTGCAGAACTTCGAGTTGCATTCTTTTCGTGCTGCTTTCCAAATG GTTCTTTCGAAGCATTATCCAGAGGTTTTGGCGACAAGTCCTTCTATTGGGCGGCAAGGGAAGGCCTTCCGTCGTCAGAAGCAAAGAAAAGCTCTTGAAACTCCATCAAAATTAGAAACAA ACACCGACAAGAAATCCATGACGCATACAAGTTCTTCTTTTGAGAAGTTTTGCCTGTCAGCATTTTCCCGCCTGAATCTAGAACGTCCTCAAGATCTCGACCTGAGTGCCACATGGAATGAAGCTCATGCATTCACG GAACTGATAGGACCTTACTGGTCTATACGAGCTGCACTAGGACCAGTGCTTGAGACATTGATCTTGCTTGATAGACTTATGTTTCTCCAAGAACAAGGAGACTCCATCCAAGTTACAATGCTTCCCATCTTCGACCCCACCATCTCACCTAGGAACGTCGCCGTCATTGCTAAAAGGCTTTTGCCGTAA
- the LOC106365591 gene encoding probable methyltransferase-like protein 25 isoform X1 yields the protein MKSGKYSCNTRSETIEWITAIIDFLKPFSFLINAHVVNFFKDKQWEDVDEEWMSCLRNEKPENILLIPSGSVQDHWPASLTDFVHTLRSLSFPREQADLQTMLSDVNVAPLSTVLSQGMNLKKKHEVEVLSSVVSSVVNSVGESTVIDVGSGQGYLAQVLSFQYKHSVVAIDSSSHHGNVTDARAARIRKHFASQMRKSGSGNKCPDAPTTITCRVLSTEMLKSLTNVPLEENDLDLDAAALNEGPKSSQSSSDANRPCSLVLAGLHACGDLSVTMLRTFMECEEVKAVVSIGCCYNLLSEKASESSCSKCGFPMSAGLKSLGFSLGKNARDLACQSAERWSSLGEDAGLQNFELHSFRAAFQMVLSKHYPEVLATSPSIGRQGKAFRRQKQRKALETPSKLETSRKDTDKKSMTHTSSSFEKFCLSAFSRLNLERPQDLDLSATWNEAHAFTELIGPYWSIRAALGPVLETLILLDRLMFLQEQGDSIQVTMLPIFDPTISPRNVAVIAKRLLP from the exons ATGAAGAGCGGCAAGTACTCTTGCAACACGAGATCTGAAACTATAGAATGGATCACCGCAATTATTGATTTCCTTAAACCCTTCTCTTTCCTGATCAATGCCCACGTTGTCAATTTCTTCAAG GATAAGCAATGGGAAGATGTTGACGAGGAATGGATGAGCTGCCTAAGGAATGAGAAGCCGGAGAATATTCTTCTTATTCCCTCCGGTAGTGTCCAG GATCACTGGCCTGCTTCACTCACGGACTTTGTCCACACGCTAAGGTCTCTATCGTTTCCTAGAGAGCAAGCTGATTTACAGACG ATGCTCTCAGATGTGAATGTGGCACCGCTTAGCACCGTTCTTTCACAAGGCATGAATCTCAAGAAAAAACATGAG GTTGAAGTTCTTTCCTCTGTTGTCAGCTCAGTTGTTAACAGTGTTGGAGAATCTACTGTTATCGATGTCGGTTCTGGCCAG gGGTATCTAGCGCAGGTTCTTTCTTTCCAGTATAAGCACTCAGTTGTTGCGATTGATTCATCATCTCATCATGGAAATGTAACTGATGCACGAGCAGCACGTATAAGAAAGCATTTTGCTTCACAGATGCGTAAATCTGG TTCAGGAAACAAGTGCCCAGATGCTCCAACAACGATTACATGCCGTGTACTCTCCACAGAGATGTTAAAATCCTTGACCAATGTTCCCCTGGAGGAAAATGACTTGGATTTAGATGCAGCTGCATTGAATGAAGGTCCAAAGAGTTCACAATCATCAAGTGATGCAAACAGACCGTGTTCACTTGTGCTCGCTGGCCTCCATGCATGTGGAGATCTCTCTGTCACAATGCTAAG GACTTTTATGGAGTGTGAAGAAGTTAAAGCCGTAGTGAGCATTGGCTGCTGTTACAACTTATTATCTGAAAAAGCTAGTGAGAGTTCTTGTTCCAAATGTGGTTTTCCGATGAGCGCTGGTCTCAAATCTTTGGGATTCTCGCTTGGCAAAAATGCACGTGATCTAGCTTGTCAG AGTGCTGAGAGATGGAGCAGCTTGGGAGAAGATGCTGGTCTGCAGAACTTCGAGTTGCATTCTTTTCGTGCTGCTTTCCAAATG GTTCTTTCGAAGCATTATCCAGAGGTTTTGGCGACAAGTCCTTCTATTGGGCGGCAAGGGAAGGCCTTCCGTCGTCAGAAGCAAAGAAAAGCTCTTGAAACTCCATCAAAATTAGAAACAAGTAGGAAAG ACACCGACAAGAAATCCATGACGCATACAAGTTCTTCTTTTGAGAAGTTTTGCCTGTCAGCATTTTCCCGCCTGAATCTAGAACGTCCTCAAGATCTCGACCTGAGTGCCACATGGAATGAAGCTCATGCATTCACG GAACTGATAGGACCTTACTGGTCTATACGAGCTGCACTAGGACCAGTGCTTGAGACATTGATCTTGCTTGATAGACTTATGTTTCTCCAAGAACAAGGAGACTCCATCCAAGTTACAATGCTTCCCATCTTCGACCCCACCATCTCACCTAGGAACGTCGCCGTCATTGCTAAAAGGCTTTTGCCGTAA